One window of Hymenobacter sp. BRD128 genomic DNA carries:
- a CDS encoding folylpolyglutamate synthase/dihydrofolate synthase family protein, with protein sequence MNYPETLAWLYAQLPMYQRVGAAGFKKGLGNTEALAEALGHPEARFKSVHVAGTNGKGSSSHLLAAVLQSAGYKVGLYTSPHLREFTERIRVNGQELAPDYLVQWVASHQNLFATVQPSFFEMCVALAFDYFAAEQVDVAVVEVGLGGRLDSTNIITPLVSLITNISYDHQAMLGDTLPEIAGEKAGIIKPGRPVVVSQTQPEVAAVFEAKARQEGSALLFADARYEVHPAAETTADDYIRGTQVLNVYREGQPYLEGVHLGLLGDYQRLNLPGVLAVLDELRAQGFVIPEAAVRQGLREVTRLTGLRGRWSIIGQRPLVVADTGHNEGGLRLVLAQLARVPHRQLHMVIGTVNDKDVTKVLALLPGEATYYFCQADIPRALPADELAALATSQGLTGRAYGPVPAAVAAARAAAGPDDVVFIGGSTFVVAEVTELYEQAG encoded by the coding sequence AAGCCCGGTTCAAAAGCGTGCACGTGGCCGGCACCAACGGCAAGGGCTCCAGCTCGCACCTGCTGGCGGCGGTGCTGCAAAGTGCCGGCTATAAAGTGGGCCTCTACACCTCGCCGCACCTGCGCGAGTTTACCGAGCGCATCCGGGTGAACGGGCAGGAGCTGGCCCCCGACTACCTGGTGCAGTGGGTGGCTAGCCACCAGAATTTATTTGCCACCGTGCAGCCCTCGTTTTTTGAGATGTGCGTGGCCTTGGCCTTCGACTACTTCGCCGCCGAGCAGGTTGATGTGGCGGTGGTGGAAGTGGGGCTAGGGGGCCGGCTCGATTCGACCAACATCATCACCCCCCTGGTGTCGCTGATAACCAATATCAGCTACGACCACCAAGCCATGCTGGGCGACACGCTGCCCGAAATAGCCGGCGAGAAGGCGGGCATTATCAAGCCCGGCCGGCCGGTGGTAGTGAGCCAGACCCAGCCCGAGGTGGCGGCCGTATTCGAGGCCAAGGCCCGGCAGGAGGGAAGCGCGCTGCTCTTTGCCGACGCGCGCTATGAGGTGCACCCGGCCGCCGAAACTACTGCCGATGACTATATCAGGGGCACGCAAGTACTGAACGTGTACCGCGAAGGTCAACCGTACTTAGAAGGGGTGCACCTGGGCCTGCTCGGCGACTACCAGCGCCTGAACCTACCCGGCGTGCTGGCCGTGCTGGATGAGCTGCGCGCCCAGGGATTCGTTATTCCGGAAGCTGCTGTGCGCCAGGGCCTGCGCGAGGTTACGCGCCTTACCGGGCTGCGCGGGCGCTGGAGCATCATCGGCCAGCGCCCGCTGGTGGTGGCCGATACGGGCCACAACGAAGGCGGCCTGCGCCTGGTGCTGGCGCAGCTGGCCAGGGTGCCGCACCGGCAGCTGCATATGGTTATCGGCACCGTCAACGACAAGGACGTGACCAAGGTGCTGGCCCTGCTGCCGGGCGAGGCCACGTATTACTTCTGCCAGGCCGATATCCCGCGCGCCCTGCCGGCCGATGAGCTAGCCGCGCTCGCCACCAGCCAGGGCCTCACGGGACGGGCCTACGGGCCGGTGCCGGCGGCCGTGGCCGCCGCCCGCGCGGCGGCCGGGCCCGACGACGTGGTGTTTATCGGCGGCAGCACGTTTGTGGTAGCCGAAGTAACTGAGCTGTACGAGCAAGCGGGCTAG
- the trmB gene encoding tRNA (guanosine(46)-N7)-methyltransferase TrmB has protein sequence MPRIKLQRFADNATRPDIVEPGKATFGRLAGHWRGDFFHNDHPLVLEVGCGKGEYTVGLAQLHPEQNFLGLDIKGERIWRGSTRAEALGLRNVGFVRLMAHQLTEHFAPGELSEIWITFPDPRPRDRDIKRRLTSPRFLNMYQILLAPGGVAQLKTDSAGLFDYTMEMLASRPAAQIEVATRDLYAETDPAFAAAQGIQTHFEGKYRAVGVPIKYVRFSL, from the coding sequence GTGCCCCGCATCAAACTTCAGCGCTTTGCCGATAACGCCACCCGCCCCGACATCGTAGAGCCGGGCAAAGCCACTTTTGGCCGCCTGGCCGGGCATTGGCGCGGCGATTTTTTTCACAACGACCACCCGCTGGTGCTCGAAGTAGGCTGCGGCAAGGGCGAGTACACTGTGGGGCTAGCCCAACTCCACCCCGAGCAAAATTTCCTGGGCCTCGACATCAAGGGCGAGCGCATTTGGCGCGGCAGCACCCGCGCCGAGGCGCTGGGCCTGCGCAACGTGGGGTTTGTGCGCCTCATGGCCCACCAGCTCACCGAGCATTTTGCGCCCGGCGAACTCAGCGAAATCTGGATAACTTTCCCCGACCCGCGCCCCCGCGACCGCGACATCAAGCGCCGCCTCACCTCGCCGCGCTTCCTTAATATGTACCAAATACTGCTGGCTCCCGGCGGCGTGGCCCAGCTCAAAACCGACAGCGCCGGCCTCTTCGACTACACAATGGAAATGCTGGCCAGCCGCCCTGCCGCCCAAATCGAAGTAGCTACCCGCGACCTCTACGCCGAAACCGACCCGGCTTTTGCCGCGGCCCAGGGCATCCAGACGCACTTCGAAGGCAAGTACCGCGCCGTGGGCGTGCCCATCAAGTACGTGCGGTTTTCGCTGTAA
- a CDS encoding carboxypeptidase regulatory-like domain-containing protein, producing MKPLPLFILLSSLPAAGPVLAQQVSAPAAAQTTVLTGTVRDAQGQHLELVVVGLEGQPGGATTDAQGRFTLRLLRPVSGLAVLVVRRLGYQTLRQPLRLPEAAGQPLRLALQVDARALGSVTVRARAAGADTREQASLVQLDPQTAKVLPSPFGDFNAILKTLPGVVSNNELTSTYNVRGGNYDENLLYVNGFEVYRPFLVTQAQQEGLSFINPDLVQKVDFSTGGWQPKYGDKLSSVLDIQYKEPEKFAASATASLVGAAVHTEARSAGGRVSYLAGVRYKNAQYVFNALKQNQGQYNPTFYDGQAYVNIGLGKQDNMQKTSLGILGVVAHNDYRFVPVSGQVTFSTAVNQFSRVNIYYDGRERMQYDTYQTGFDLRHNFHPGLQLDLLASALSTREFEFRDVEAAYTFADVNRDPSSPDFNQTVRQRNIGSSFNHARNDLTARVFTAELRGRWNPGGDPLGPHTVRFGVKIGRESIHDQIDEYSFADSAGYVPDARRTRLAADLSLLSTRTQGYVQHTWQIDSLKTLTYGVRAHYWTENQQLVISPRLQFSSRDRRHPERSWKLATGLYAQPPFYRELRNFQGQLNPELRAQKSLHFVVGRQVELHLMNRPFRLNTEAFYKYLTDVIPYEVDNVRLRYYATNQATAYAAGLETRLSGEFVKGVESWLSLGLLTTQEKGDTTATYDATGKRTGYQTLGYIRRPQDQRLTASIFFQDHLPDNPSVRGYVNLVFGTGLPFSPPGLPQYRGDGALTTAYQRVDIGFSKVVSLRVAPQPHLYSLESLWLGLEILNILGANNVAGYSYLQDVNGRTYAVPSYLSQRVVNLRAIARF from the coding sequence TTGAAGCCTCTACCTCTTTTTATCCTCTTAAGCAGCCTGCCAGCGGCCGGCCCGGTGCTGGCCCAGCAAGTTTCCGCGCCGGCTGCCGCCCAGACTACCGTGCTCACCGGCACCGTGCGCGATGCCCAGGGCCAGCACCTGGAGCTGGTAGTAGTGGGCCTCGAAGGCCAGCCCGGCGGCGCCACCACCGATGCGCAGGGCCGCTTTACCCTGCGCCTGCTGCGGCCGGTGAGCGGCTTGGCCGTGCTGGTGGTGCGCCGGCTAGGGTACCAAACCCTGCGCCAGCCGCTGCGCCTGCCCGAGGCGGCCGGCCAGCCGCTGCGGCTAGCCCTGCAAGTCGATGCGCGGGCCCTGGGCAGCGTGACGGTGCGCGCCCGCGCCGCCGGGGCCGACACCCGCGAGCAGGCCAGCCTGGTGCAACTCGACCCCCAGACGGCTAAGGTGCTGCCCTCACCCTTCGGCGATTTCAACGCCATTCTCAAGACCCTGCCCGGCGTGGTGAGCAACAACGAGCTCACGAGCACCTACAACGTGCGCGGCGGCAACTACGACGAGAACCTGCTCTACGTCAATGGCTTTGAGGTGTACCGGCCGTTTCTGGTGACGCAGGCGCAGCAGGAAGGCCTGAGCTTCATCAACCCCGACCTCGTGCAGAAAGTCGATTTCAGTACCGGCGGCTGGCAGCCCAAGTACGGCGACAAGCTCTCGTCGGTGCTCGATATTCAGTACAAGGAGCCCGAAAAATTCGCGGCCTCGGCCACGGCTAGCCTCGTGGGCGCCGCCGTGCACACCGAGGCGCGCTCGGCCGGCGGCCGGGTGAGCTACCTGGCCGGCGTGCGCTACAAAAATGCGCAGTACGTCTTCAACGCCCTCAAGCAGAATCAGGGCCAGTACAACCCGACGTTCTACGACGGCCAGGCCTACGTAAATATCGGGCTGGGCAAGCAGGATAATATGCAGAAAACCAGCCTGGGTATCCTGGGTGTGGTAGCCCACAACGACTACCGCTTCGTGCCGGTGAGCGGGCAGGTGACATTCTCGACGGCCGTCAATCAGTTTTCCCGGGTCAACATTTACTACGACGGGCGCGAGCGCATGCAGTACGATACCTATCAGACGGGCTTCGACTTGCGCCACAATTTCCACCCCGGCTTGCAGCTCGATTTGCTGGCCTCGGCCCTGAGCACCCGCGAGTTTGAGTTTCGCGACGTGGAGGCGGCCTACACCTTCGCCGACGTCAACCGCGACCCCAGCAGCCCCGATTTCAACCAGACGGTGCGCCAGCGCAACATCGGCTCCTCGTTCAACCACGCCCGCAACGACCTCACGGCGCGGGTATTTACGGCCGAGCTGCGCGGCCGCTGGAACCCCGGCGGCGACCCGCTCGGCCCGCACACGGTGCGGTTTGGGGTGAAAATTGGCCGCGAAAGCATTCACGACCAAATCGATGAGTACAGCTTTGCCGACTCGGCCGGCTACGTGCCCGACGCCCGGCGCACCCGCCTGGCGGCCGACCTGAGTTTGCTCAGCACCCGCACCCAGGGCTACGTGCAGCATACCTGGCAAATCGACTCGCTCAAAACCCTGACCTACGGCGTGCGGGCGCACTACTGGACGGAAAATCAGCAGCTCGTCATCAGCCCGCGCCTGCAATTCTCGTCCCGCGACCGCCGCCACCCCGAGCGCAGCTGGAAGCTGGCCACCGGCCTCTACGCCCAGCCGCCGTTCTACCGCGAGCTGCGCAATTTCCAGGGCCAGCTCAACCCCGAGCTGCGCGCCCAGAAATCGCTGCATTTCGTGGTGGGCCGCCAGGTCGAGCTGCACCTGATGAACCGGCCCTTCCGGCTCAACACCGAAGCCTTTTATAAGTACCTCACCGACGTTATTCCCTACGAGGTCGACAACGTGCGCCTGCGCTACTACGCCACCAACCAGGCTACGGCCTACGCCGCCGGCCTCGAAACCCGCCTGAGCGGCGAGTTTGTGAAGGGCGTGGAGTCGTGGCTGAGCCTGGGCCTGCTCACCACCCAGGAAAAGGGCGACACCACCGCTACCTACGACGCCACTGGCAAGCGCACCGGCTACCAGACGCTCGGCTACATCCGCCGGCCGCAGGACCAGCGCCTTACGGCCAGCATCTTCTTCCAGGACCACCTGCCCGACAACCCTTCGGTGCGCGGCTACGTGAACCTGGTGTTTGGCACCGGCCTGCCCTTCAGCCCGCCGGGCCTGCCGCAGTACCGCGGCGACGGCGCCCTCACCACGGCCTACCAGCGCGTCGATATCGGCTTCTCCAAAGTGGTGAGCTTGCGCGTAGCTCCCCAGCCGCACCTGTACTCGCTCGAAAGCCTGTGGCTAGGCCTGGAAATCCTCAATATCTTGGGCGCCAACAACGTGGCCGGCTACAGCTACCTGCAGGACGTAAACGGCCGCACCTACGCCGTGCCCAGCTACCTCTCGCAGCGTGTAGTCAATCTGCGGGCAATAGCGCGGTTCTGA
- the rpe gene encoding ribulose-phosphate 3-epimerase gives MSATTSRPAARREPLLAPSLLASDLANIQATAELLATAEADWLHFDVMDGRFVPNISFGLPILEALRPHARQPIDVHLMIARPQDYLSAFRDAGATHLTVHYEACPHLHRVVEQIKSLGCTAGVALNPATPASLLVDIAADLDLVLVMSVNPGFGGQQFIPHTLQKVAEVKELLLDAGSAALIEVDGGVSQANAAALVQAGADVLVAGSFVFKSGGGPVATLAGLRQTLREAAQEQAANN, from the coding sequence ATGAGCGCTACTACTTCCCGCCCCGCCGCCCGCCGTGAGCCGCTGCTAGCCCCCTCGCTGCTAGCCAGCGACCTGGCCAACATCCAGGCCACCGCCGAGCTGCTGGCCACCGCCGAGGCCGACTGGCTGCACTTCGACGTGATGGACGGCCGCTTTGTGCCTAATATTTCCTTTGGCCTGCCCATTCTCGAAGCCCTGCGGCCCCACGCCCGCCAGCCCATCGACGTGCACCTGATGATAGCGCGGCCCCAGGACTACCTGTCCGCCTTCCGCGACGCGGGCGCTACCCACCTGACGGTGCACTACGAGGCCTGCCCGCACCTGCACCGCGTGGTGGAGCAGATTAAAAGCCTGGGCTGCACCGCCGGCGTGGCCCTGAACCCCGCCACCCCGGCCAGCCTATTAGTAGACATTGCCGCCGACCTCGACCTCGTGCTGGTGATGTCGGTCAACCCCGGCTTCGGCGGCCAGCAGTTCATCCCGCACACCTTGCAGAAGGTGGCCGAAGTAAAGGAATTACTGCTCGACGCCGGCTCGGCGGCCCTCATCGAAGTCGATGGCGGCGTGAGCCAGGCCAATGCCGCCGCCCTGGTGCAGGCCGGGGCCGACGTGCTGGTGGCCGGCAGCTTCGTGTTTAAGTCGGGCGGCGGGCCGGTGGCCACCCTGGCCGGCTTGCGCCAAACCTTGCGCGAAGCTGCTCAAGAGCAGGCCGCAAATAACTAA
- a CDS encoding erythromycin esterase family protein — protein MSSPFPNGRPTTPANWPARSWLGLLLLLAFSQLQAQAPADIARLNQQVAPITAVRAGSGFADLAPLAPVVAPARVVGLGECTHGSHEVFQLKHRLLEYLVTQQGFTTLALEVDYGYAEILNEYIQTGAGDSLTVHQAVGFHIWDTTEFWDMVEWLRAYNQQHAAKIRYVGIDMQNPEPNLLRLAHFATQRADTVLQRQVRSLRTAYTAPNQASAAAKQRLVRLSDELVQHLQAVVAPAAMQQHGQVLRQRAELLGQNFAKYNTVRDQAMATNVAWLLQQEPTAKVVVWAHNQHIRRDDDQPRLGQLLAKQLGPAYVAVGFATGHGTASVFDPDGSFRALGLAPPVPNSFETWLDQATPPTYFLQLRSAAVADKWLTTRRKFRQIGETAPNGLNGQFMWYAPLSKAFDALVYLHETSASQPYPAAHPAR, from the coding sequence ATGAGCAGCCCCTTCCCGAACGGCCGCCCCACTACTCCAGCCAACTGGCCGGCCCGCAGCTGGCTGGGCTTACTTTTGCTGCTGGCTTTCAGCCAGCTACAAGCTCAGGCCCCGGCCGATATTGCCCGCCTCAACCAGCAGGTCGCTCCGATTACAGCGGTGCGGGCCGGCAGCGGGTTTGCCGACCTGGCTCCGCTGGCCCCCGTGGTGGCGCCGGCGCGGGTGGTGGGCCTGGGCGAATGCACGCACGGCTCGCACGAAGTATTCCAGCTCAAGCACCGGCTGCTGGAATACCTGGTGACGCAGCAGGGCTTCACTACGCTAGCTCTCGAAGTCGATTACGGGTACGCCGAAATTTTGAACGAGTACATCCAGACGGGGGCGGGCGACTCGCTCACGGTGCACCAGGCCGTGGGCTTCCACATCTGGGACACTACCGAATTCTGGGACATGGTGGAGTGGCTGCGCGCCTACAACCAGCAGCACGCCGCCAAGATTCGCTACGTGGGCATTGACATGCAAAATCCCGAGCCCAACCTGCTCCGCCTAGCGCACTTCGCCACCCAGCGGGCCGATACCGTGCTCCAGCGGCAGGTACGAAGCCTGCGCACCGCCTATACCGCGCCCAATCAGGCTTCGGCCGCCGCTAAGCAGCGCCTCGTGCGCCTTTCCGACGAGCTGGTGCAGCACCTGCAGGCGGTGGTGGCCCCGGCGGCGATGCAGCAGCATGGGCAGGTACTGCGGCAGCGGGCCGAGCTACTGGGGCAAAACTTTGCGAAGTATAACACGGTGCGTGACCAGGCAATGGCCACCAACGTAGCTTGGCTGCTTCAGCAAGAGCCGACGGCCAAAGTCGTGGTGTGGGCGCACAATCAACATATTCGGCGCGATGATGACCAGCCACGACTGGGCCAGCTTCTGGCCAAGCAACTGGGGCCGGCCTACGTGGCCGTGGGCTTCGCCACGGGCCACGGCACGGCCAGCGTCTTCGACCCGGACGGGTCTTTCCGGGCCCTCGGGCTAGCGCCTCCCGTTCCCAACTCCTTTGAGACGTGGCTCGACCAGGCTACCCCGCCCACCTATTTCCTGCAGCTGCGTAGCGCCGCCGTGGCCGACAAGTGGCTGACCACGCGCCGCAAGTTTCGGCAGATTGGTGAAACGGCGCCCAACGGCCTGAATGGCCAGTTTATGTGGTATGCACCCCTGTCCAAAGCATTCGATGCCCTGGTTTACTTGCACGAGACATCCGCGTCGCAACCCTACCCGGCCGCGCACCCGGCCCGGTAG
- the mnmA gene encoding tRNA 2-thiouridine(34) synthase MnmA, whose amino-acid sequence MNPTPTKGRVLVAMSGGIDSSVAAVLLHEAGYEVVGMTMKTWDYASAGGSKKETGCCSLDSINDARDIAVRLGFPHYIIDIREEFGDFVIDNFTDEYLAGRTPNPCVLCNTHIKWDALLRRADQLGCEFIATGHYAQIRQDEASGRFIVSKGLDENKDQSYALWGVTQQSLSRTLFPLGAMRKAEIYDEARRRGFTALVNKPESYEICFIPDNDYRGFLRRRVPGLEARVAGGRFVDRDGRDLGPHEGYPFYTIGQRKGLGIALGFPAYVTAIRPDTNEVVLGNYDELASTATTVHKLNMGKLASLAGRGLVPAVVKVRYHHAGAPAFLEQVEADRINIYFPEPVHAITPGQAAVFYDGDDVLGGGWIQRHVIGEVPALVASAALA is encoded by the coding sequence ATGAACCCAACCCCAACCAAGGGCCGCGTCCTCGTGGCCATGAGTGGCGGCATCGACTCGTCGGTGGCCGCCGTGCTGCTGCACGAAGCCGGCTACGAAGTAGTGGGCATGACGATGAAAACCTGGGACTACGCCAGCGCCGGCGGCTCGAAAAAGGAAACCGGCTGCTGCTCCCTGGACAGCATCAACGATGCCCGCGACATTGCCGTGCGCCTGGGCTTCCCGCACTATATCATCGACATTCGGGAGGAATTCGGCGATTTTGTCATCGACAATTTTACCGACGAATACCTGGCCGGCCGCACCCCCAACCCGTGCGTGCTCTGCAACACCCACATCAAGTGGGATGCCCTGCTGCGCCGCGCCGACCAGCTCGGCTGCGAGTTCATCGCCACCGGCCACTACGCCCAAATCCGCCAGGACGAGGCTAGCGGGCGCTTTATCGTGAGCAAAGGCCTCGACGAAAATAAGGACCAGAGCTACGCGCTGTGGGGCGTGACGCAGCAGAGCCTGAGCCGCACGCTGTTTCCGCTGGGCGCTATGCGCAAAGCCGAGATTTACGACGAGGCGCGGCGCCGGGGCTTCACGGCCCTGGTCAACAAGCCCGAGAGCTACGAAATCTGCTTTATTCCCGACAACGACTACCGGGGCTTTCTGCGCCGCCGCGTGCCGGGGCTGGAGGCCCGCGTGGCCGGCGGCCGGTTTGTAGACCGCGACGGCCGCGACCTGGGCCCGCACGAAGGCTACCCGTTTTACACCATCGGGCAGCGCAAGGGGCTGGGCATTGCGCTGGGCTTCCCGGCCTACGTCACGGCCATCCGGCCCGATACCAATGAGGTGGTTTTAGGCAATTACGATGAGCTGGCCAGCACCGCCACCACCGTGCACAAGCTCAACATGGGCAAGCTGGCTAGCCTGGCCGGCCGCGGCTTGGTGCCGGCCGTGGTGAAGGTGCGCTACCACCACGCCGGCGCGCCGGCGTTTCTGGAGCAGGTAGAGGCCGACCGCATCAATATCTACTTTCCCGAGCCGGTGCACGCCATCACGCCCGGCCAGGCGGCCGTGTTCTACGACGGCGACGACGTGCTGGGCGGCGGCTGGATTCAGCGCCACGTTATCGGCGAGGTGCCGGCGCTGGTGGCTAGCGCTGCGCTGGCCTAG
- a CDS encoding S8 family serine peptidase: MHDAGYRGEGMQIAIFDAGFPGANQITALQNIQTQSRVASTRNFVDGGRSVYLRNGHGTACLSLIGGELPGYYVGTAPRATFHLCITEDVDSESPMEEANWLAAAEYADSAGVDVISSSLGYNTFDDAALSHTYAQLNGRTAIASLAALGAARAGMVVVNSAGNDGNNSWHYIGVPADADSIITVGAVDSLRNHAGFSSYGPTADGRLKPTLASMGVASAVLAPSGVAVRGNGTSYACPELAGLVAGFWQANPTLTAQQVIAALEAGASQAQNPDNTLGYGIVDFKAAYNLLHPGAPLAAKTAAPAGEPLAVFPNPSHLDELMLALPASLRGQALRVRVRDSKGALIGEQLLPASPAATVPLRLPGRALAPGTYLCAVQPLAGGPAQTARFIRQ, from the coding sequence ATGCACGACGCCGGCTACCGCGGCGAGGGCATGCAGATTGCCATCTTCGACGCCGGCTTTCCGGGCGCCAACCAGATTACGGCCCTGCAAAATATTCAGACTCAGAGCCGCGTGGCCAGCACCCGCAACTTCGTGGACGGCGGCCGCAGCGTGTATTTACGCAACGGCCACGGCACGGCCTGCCTCAGCCTCATCGGCGGCGAGCTGCCGGGCTACTACGTGGGCACCGCGCCGCGCGCCACGTTTCACCTCTGCATCACGGAGGATGTGGACAGCGAGTCGCCGATGGAAGAAGCCAACTGGCTGGCCGCCGCCGAGTACGCCGACTCGGCCGGGGTGGATGTTATCAGCTCGTCGCTAGGCTATAACACCTTCGACGACGCGGCCCTCTCGCACACCTACGCCCAGCTCAACGGCCGCACGGCCATCGCCAGCCTCGCCGCGCTCGGGGCCGCCCGCGCCGGCATGGTAGTCGTAAACTCGGCCGGCAATGATGGCAACAACAGCTGGCACTACATCGGCGTGCCCGCCGATGCCGATAGCATTATCACCGTGGGCGCCGTCGATTCGCTGCGCAACCACGCCGGCTTCAGCTCCTACGGCCCTACGGCCGACGGGCGCCTTAAGCCCACGCTCGCCAGCATGGGCGTAGCCTCGGCCGTGCTGGCGCCGAGCGGGGTGGCGGTGCGCGGCAACGGTACCTCCTACGCCTGCCCCGAATTGGCCGGGCTGGTAGCCGGCTTCTGGCAGGCTAATCCTACACTGACGGCCCAGCAGGTTATCGCCGCGCTCGAAGCGGGTGCTTCGCAGGCCCAAAATCCCGACAATACCCTCGGCTATGGCATCGTCGATTTTAAGGCGGCCTACAACCTGCTGCACCCCGGCGCCCCGCTAGCCGCTAAAACTGCCGCCCCCGCCGGCGAGCCGCTAGCCGTGTTTCCCAATCCCAGCCACCTCGATGAGCTGATGCTGGCCCTGCCGGCCAGCCTGCGCGGGCAGGCGCTGCGCGTGCGCGTGCGCGACAGCAAAGGCGCGCTCATCGGTGAGCAATTGCTGCCGGCCAGCCCCGCCGCCACGGTGCCCCTGCGCCTGCCGGGCCGCGCGCTGGCCCCCGGCACCTACCTGTGCGCGGTGCAGCCGCTGGCCGGCGGGCCCGCGCAAACGGCCCGGTTCATCCGACAGTAG
- a CDS encoding potassium channel family protein encodes MNYLRHPYSRLARHRYKLLMGSLLLLVLGSGFAPAAADPHVFAALLLQNLAVGVLVFAEERPWLLLVCLLVVLGLEVAAQLRGWPSVRAYTGVVYSVFCFAITLRILRKVLGAGRVSAELLAATMCGFVLLGMVGTFLFILIEVVQPGAFANVPPEPGTVQALNYFSFVTLLTVGYGDIVPLTNVARKATVLLGLVGHFYDLFVVSVIVGKYVGRVVEKVEEERPAAPDN; translated from the coding sequence ATGAACTACCTGCGCCACCCCTATTCCCGGCTAGCCCGCCACCGCTACAAGCTACTAATGGGCAGCCTGTTGCTGCTGGTGCTAGGGTCGGGCTTTGCGCCGGCCGCCGCCGACCCGCACGTGTTTGCGGCCCTGCTGCTGCAAAACCTGGCTGTGGGCGTGCTGGTATTTGCCGAAGAGCGCCCCTGGCTGCTGCTGGTGTGCCTGCTGGTGGTGCTGGGCCTGGAGGTAGCGGCCCAGCTGCGGGGCTGGCCGTCGGTGCGCGCTTATACGGGGGTGGTATACAGTGTTTTCTGCTTTGCCATTACGCTGCGTATTTTGCGCAAGGTGCTGGGGGCGGGGCGCGTATCGGCCGAGCTGCTGGCGGCTACCATGTGCGGCTTCGTGCTGCTGGGCATGGTGGGCACGTTCTTGTTTATTCTCATCGAGGTGGTGCAGCCGGGGGCGTTTGCCAATGTGCCGCCCGAGCCGGGTACGGTGCAGGCGCTCAACTACTTTAGCTTCGTGACCCTGCTCACCGTGGGCTACGGCGACATCGTGCCCCTCACCAACGTGGCCCGTAAGGCCACCGTGCTGCTCGGGCTGGTGGGGCATTTTTACGACCTCTTTGTGGTCAGCGTCATCGTGGGCAAGTACGTGGGCCGGGTGGTAGAAAAGGTGGAGGAAGAACGCCCCGCCGCGCCCGACAACTAG
- a CDS encoding alpha/beta fold hydrolase yields MVRLARHLATRYHIGPTDVLIGHSMGGWIAAHIKELTGATAILLSSFTDQAKIVAAIRSPRLLGFTALSGLMQSRFMLNRFKRQYRRDESRALHAQLVEGMAGLRRRYVHQQLQVLFAPVPPLTSQPELRLHARRDNVIRLPDEPFVALPGDHFAHYFYPQLAADAIRDFLQPADG; encoded by the coding sequence GTGGTGCGCCTGGCCCGGCACCTGGCCACGCGCTACCACATCGGGCCCACCGACGTGCTCATCGGCCACTCGATGGGCGGCTGGATTGCGGCCCATATCAAGGAGCTGACCGGGGCTACGGCCATCTTGCTCAGCTCGTTTACCGACCAGGCCAAGATTGTGGCGGCCATCCGCAGCCCACGTCTGCTGGGTTTCACGGCCTTGTCGGGCCTCATGCAGAGCCGGTTTATGCTCAACCGCTTCAAGCGCCAGTACCGGCGCGACGAGTCGCGGGCCCTGCACGCGCAGCTCGTCGAGGGCATGGCTGGCCTGCGCCGCCGCTACGTGCACCAGCAGCTGCAGGTGCTGTTTGCGCCGGTGCCGCCGCTCACCAGTCAGCCCGAGTTGCGCCTGCACGCCCGGCGCGACAACGTTATTCGCCTGCCCGACGAGCCCTTCGTAGCATTGCCCGGCGACCATTTTGCCCACTACTTCTACCCGCAGCTGGCGGCCGACGCCATTCGCGACTTTCTTCAGCCGGCCGACGGCTAG